The genomic stretch GAACCTGTGGCCCCACGCGTGAGTGCCTCGGCGTACATTAGCAATATTTCGGCATAGCGAATCACAATCATGTTCTTACCTCCCCCATAATCATTTCTTTGATCGGTCAACTGTACAGAAGGCAGGTAGTGCTTGCCACTTGAAAACAGGGCACGGGGGTAGTCGTTGATGATGTCGCCATCTCTTGTTGTGTTGTTCACGAAAGCCGGAAGGGTGGCATAGTTCGGGTCTGTTTGCAACTCGGCAATCCCGCGATTTGTCCAAAGGACACTGGTTTCCAACCGAACGGATTCGTCCCTATCGAGCATAAATTTGATGAACTTTAAACTTGGCTCATAAAAGCCCCATCCATCGGAGGCATTCTCCCTTGCCGGTGTCCAACCTTGTGGGCCAAATGGGGCATATAAATGGTAGAACGTATCTCCTGTGCTTGACCCATAATCGGAAAACTGTAGTTCGAGAAGGCTCTCGTCGCTCAACTCACCTGGTTTTTTGAACAGGCTGTAAAAGTCGGGGTGCAATGAAAATTTATTGGAGTTGATTATAGCTGCTGCAGCATCTGCCATACCCTGATAATCCTCCATTTCCATGTGCGCCATAGCTTTTAATGCATAAGCCGTGTAACGTGTTACTCCTCCGGGAATATCGGTTCTTTCATTGGGTCTGGAATCGGGCAACAACGGAATGGCCTCGTCCATTTGGTCGGATATGTACTGCATGATCTCCTGCTTGGTCGCGGTTCCATTGGCGATTTCTGCATCTGGTTGTGTGGATTCTACGATGAAAACATCCCCCCAAACCCTTGACAGGTTAAAATGTAACCAAGCTCTCATCACTTTGATCTCAGCTATGTACCGGTCTGCGGTTGCCTGATTTTCTTCACTTGCAAATTCCTTGAAGTTTTCTATCAATTCAATCTGCGTGTTCAATTTAACGATATCCCCATAATGAGCATTCCAAAGCTGGTTGTACATCCAATAGCCTTGGGCATAGACAAAGTTGTCGGTATCGGCATAAGGTTGTTGATCTCCAAGACCTCCTGCATTTACATCATCGCCACGAACGGAAAGCAACAAGGGTTCTTCCCACCCTCTTGTGGCAATTACGTGATAGGACCCGATCAGTGCTTGGATCATGTTTTCGGTAGCAGTGTAATCCAAGTCGTCGGCATTGAGCTGTCCTTCTCTTTCTTCGAACTTGTCGGAACATGATTGGATGGCAATCATCGCAATCAGTACAAATACTACTTTATATAATAGGTTATTATTACGTTTCATCTCAATTTTCTTTTTTATAGTTTAACATTAACACCTATGGTGTAAATCGCAGGTACCGGGTACGTTTGACGATCTACGCCATCCGACACTTCTGGGTTGAACCCGTTGTAGCTAAACAATGTCAAAGGTCTTTCTGCGGTCAATGTGAATTTAAAATCGGGCATATTGCCTTTAAGTTTATCACCTCTTAGGGTGTAGGCCAACTGAATGTTCTGTATCCTGAAGAAATCACCGTCCTCTACCCAAAAATTGCTCAAGCGTTGGTTCCAACTGTTTCTGAGTCCTGCCGATGACGGATAACTGTTGCTGGTCCCTTCGCCGTGCCAACGGTTTTTGGCCAAATCCGCATCCATATTGGTGTCGTTGGTAAATATGACCTCTCCTCGTTTTCTATTCAGTATCTTGTTGCCGGATTGGCCGTAAAAATTCATGGAAAAACCAAAGTCCTTATAATTTAGTCCTATGTTACCACCATAGGTGAACTTGGGAAGGAACGAACCTAATACCGTTCTATCCTGATCTGTAATGGCACCATCACCGTCCCTGTCGTTAAATATCAAATATCCGGGCTCTACATTTTGCCCGTTCGCAATTGCATTCTGCGCCACCGGGTCGGCATCTATCTGTGCCTGATTTTGATAAACTCCAGTGGTTTCATATCCATAAAATGCATAAAGCGGTTCGCCCACAATGGTCCTTTGCCTAAATTCTGCCGAACCCGAATCAATGTACCCCCTACTGTCCTCAATCTCGATGGCCTCATTTTTTACGGTGGTAAAATTGGCCCCAACGGTGTATGTAAAATCAGGTGTGATCTCATCGCTCCAGTTCAGTGCCACCTCTACCCCTGAGTTACGGATAACTCCTGAGTTTCTGGAAACTGTTTGGTTTGCAATGGGAATGTACACTGGCATAATGGCATCCTCCGTGTCCCGGATGTAGTAATCCGCCTCCAGTGACAAACGGTTGTTAAGGATGTTCATGTTGAAACCAAAGTCCAGCTCTTCCACAACCTCCCATGTAAGGTCGGTAAATGTACTCGTAGCGGTTACGCCTGTATTTGGGGTATCGCCCAAATCAACGGTTTCGTTGGAAATGGTATTGGCACCTGCACTGGCAGGAACATTATCGTTACCCAATCGACCCCATGCGGCCCTTAATTTTAAGAAATCGAAGAAGCCTACATTTTCCATAAAGGGTTCTTGGGAAACCACCCAACCTGCACCTACAGATGGAAAATAGCCCCATTGTTCTTTGGTGAATTTGGAAGATCTATCGGCCCTGAATGTCCCGTAGAGCAAATAACGGTTTTTGAAGTTGTAGGATACCCTGCCAAAATAGGATTGTCCGTAAATCCTACTGTTATCTTCTTCTACATTGTTATTGAACGACAAGGGGTCCGCAAAATCCAAATACCAAGACGTTTCGTAATTGATTCCTGCAATATCGCTGCCGGTTGCCTCAAACCTATTGGCCGCCTCGTCCCTAAAAGATGTACCTGCCATTACGGTAACGTTGTGATCATCTGCATAGGTATCGGTATAGGTAAGAACGTTGTCCCAAATCTGGTTGTAGTAGTTGTTCTGCTTTCTGTTGATATCGGATATTCGCTGATCGCCAAAGCCCATGTTGTAGGGCAGGTTCACATAGCGTTCCTCCAGTGCGGAAAAATCGATATTATAAGTTGTTTTAAAAGTAAGCTTGTCTTTGATAAGGTCGGTCTCCAAATAGATGTTGGCCAATAACTTTCGTATTTTCAACCGGTTATCGTTGTAATCCATATCTGGAAACGGGTTTTGTGTACCCCTATACCCCAGCGCTTGCGCATTCGCATATCGAGTTGGTGTTGCGGCGGTGTTCATGTCATCAAAAACAGGCAGAATCGGGACGGCAAAATATGCTTTGAACCATGCCGAATCTTCCGGGGTTTGCTGAGTAGCATTACTAAAAATGGTATTCACGCCCATTCTTAAATTATCAAGAACATCAACATCCAGTTTTGAGCGAATGTTGAAGCGTTCGTACTCGTTTTTCATATCCAACAGGCCTTCTTGTGAGAAGTAGTTGGTACCCAAGGAGTATGAGACATTTTCTGTACCCCCAGTAACACTTATGCTATGGTTCTGAATCAATCCGTCACGGATAATCTCGTCGTACCAATCGGTGTTTACATTAGGTACGTTAGGGTTGATTCGACTTCTACCATAACGTTGCATGGCATTCAATATATATTGCACATCGGCATCTGAGCCGGACTCTACGGCCATGGTCACAAATTGCTCGGCATTGGCCATTTGCAGAACATTTTGGGCACGTTGGATACCTGTGTAGCCATTATACTCAATGGTAGGCTTTCTGTTCTTGCCTCCGGATTTTGTTTCGATGATGATAACGCCGTTCGCTGCCCTCACCCCATAAATGGCCGAGGAAGATGCATCCTTCAACACGTTCATGGACTTGATATCGTTGGGGTTCAGGAAGTCAATGTTACTGTAGAACATTCCGTCCACCACGTACAGTACCTTAGTTGCCGCCGAATCATCTGAGTCATAGGTGCCGAGCCCCCTAATACGCACATTGGGCGAGCCTCCCGGCGTACCTGTGGTAACAATTTGGACCCCGGCCACTTTGCCCTGTAAGGATTGCAATGGGTTAGCGGAAGGTGTCTTTTCAATTTGCTCGGCATCCACCGTGGCAATGGAACCTGTTAAATCGGCCTTCTTTTGGGTTCCATACCCTACAACGACCACTTCATCCAGACTTTGGGTATCCTCCTGCATTGTTAGGTTGATTGTTGTCCTATTATTAATAGGTACGGTCTGTGAAGTAAAACCGACATAACTGAACACCAAAGTGCCATCACCGGGCACGTTGTCCAAAGTGTAGTTTCCATCAAAGTCCGTTTGGATCCCTGTAGTAGTACCCTCCAGCACCACACTTGCCCCGGGCAAAGGTTGCCCTTGGTCATCGGTTACCGTTCCCGAAATCGTTATATCATTTTGGGCCAAAAGCACGGCCTGAAACAATAAAAATGGTATTAGCAAAAGTTTGCTTTTAATTTTCATAATTGTGCAAAAATAGAGTTAGATTTTTACTAAATTAATAAAGAGTGGGTCGATGGCTGGCTTAACGGAATACATAATAAATACATCATTTTTAAAATGTCTTGAAACCCTTGTTTCACAGTGTTTGCAGTATCTGACATTTACTTTGATGTAAAAAAAATTAACATAGTGATGTAGTGATGATGTAATCCAAAAAACTGTTTTTAACACTACAAAAGCACCTGTATCACCTATTTAAAAGGTGATGAGGAAATTGGACAGGTTATCGGAACTGTCCATATCCAGTTTTTTTCGAAGGCGGTAGCGATGTATTTCCACCCCTCTTACCGTTATTCCCATTAGCGGCGCAATTTCCTTTGTGGACAGGTTCATTTTTAGGTAAGCGCATAGTTTTAGGTCCTTTGGTGTCAAAGATGGGTAGGATTTGAGCAATCGCTCGAAGAAATCCTCGTGCAATTCCTTGAAATTAACCTCAAAGCGTCTCCAATCTTCGGTATCTTCAATGGAGCTGTTGAGTTTTTTGATAAAAGACCGGTAACGCTGTGAATTGGAGAACTTATCCTTGTTCATGACCAGCATATTCTTCAGCTCCAAGATCATTTCATTTTTTCGGGCAATGTTCAAGGTTGTGCTGGCCAGCTCGTTCTGTTTTTGTTTTACTTCCTTGGCCAGTTCCTCTTTTTCCATTTTGTCCAATCGCTCCTGCTGCTCGTGATGCAAACGTTCTTCCAGTTCCCTGTGCTTTCTCTCCAATTTTTTTCGGTTATACCTTCTTACCAAGTAAATGGCCAAAAAACCTAGAGCGGCATAAAAGAACAGACTCCACCAAGAAAAGTACCACGGGGGCGATATGGTAAAATTAAGTTGTTTAAATTCCGAGATAGTATTGTCCATACCCGCTGTGGCAATCTTGAAGGTGTATTCGCCGTACGGCAGGTTTTGAAAGTTGATGGAACCACTCTCCACGTACCTGGAGTATTCTTTGGGGCCTTCCAACTTGTAATAGTAATGTGGGTATATATACTGGGGAGATGCCGCTTCGATGGTTATGGACTGTGAGTATCTAAAAGGCACTTCAATATTCCCCTCCATTACGGAATGTTTGCTTTCTTGGTCTTTTAAAACGATAAAGCTTGGAACCGGAAGTTCTTCTTGCTTGGAAATCTCTTTTAATATAGGTGCATTGACCTTCGCAAATCCATCTATCAGGGTTATGTAGGAGGTGCTATCGTTTACCTTGACCAAGTTTTGAGAATCCGGTGCCAACCTTTCCCGCAATGGCAAATCGGTGAGCATTAAACTGTCTCCCTTCAGGTCGGTGTAGATAATGGCCTTTTGTTCATTGTCATCCACAAACCAAAAATATTCTTCATCAAAAAATAGCAGCTCCTTGTTCCTGTAATCCTTGAATTCCTCAAATCTTTCGATTTTGTCACCAATGGGATTGTAGGTGTACCAATTCCCTTCGCTATTGAGCACAATATGGTTTTTGATATTGTATAGCTTTACATTGTACTCGCTAGGTGCCTCTTGTTGTTCGAATTTCTGTATCCTATCTGCCGTACCGTACCCCGTCCCCTTAAAATGAATCCTGGAAAATCCCTTGTAAGGGTGTGCCGTCCAGAGAATATCGGGCGTTTCAAAGCACAGTTGCTTTACAGGGTCGTCCACGCCTTCTATTTTGACGACGTTCCATGTGCCGTCTTTTAATTTTGTGAACTTTGCTAGTCCGTTATAGGTTCCTTGTACATAGGTCGAACTTTGGTTCGGTACTTTAATTATTTGGTATCCTCCGGCAATTTCGCTCATGAGTTCAAAACTGTTTTCGGATACTTTAAAGGTTCCCCGGGTATGGCCACAGAGCAAATCGCCCTCGATTACGTCCAAATCCCATACATGGCCTTGTGAGCCGTTCACAAACTTGAGCTGGTTGCCCTCAAAATAAAATACTCCTGTATTGCTCCCTAAAAATAACTTCCCGTTGTACCAGGCAATGTCGTAAACCATGCCGAGTGCTCCCGTGTAATCGGTAAAGTAGGTAATCGGGTTGTTGAGGCTTGCCCGGGCAATTCCATTGTCCAGCCCCAACCAGAGCAGGTCTTTAAACAATAGTGAGGAAAGCACCGTATTGTTTTGTAGACCTGATTCTCGATTTAAAATTCTATGTTTCCCGGATTCGGAATCGTATAGGTACATTCCATTTTTTATGGTCCCAAAACCCAACAGGTAATCTCCCAAAAGGGTGATCTTGTTCAATTGGTGCTCCTTGAGTTCATTGTTGATGGGCGTAGACCACGCAGAAAGCTTTTGTCCATCGAACATAAAGCAACCGCTCAATTTAGTGCCTATAAGCAGCTTTCCCTTAAAAATGGCCATATCGTTAATGGTCTTTCCCTGCAATAGGTCTTGATCGGGCAACGGCACATAGGAATCATCCTTTACCTCAAAAAGTCCCACAGAGCCTCCCGCCACAATCAATTTGTCCTTGAACTCGATAAAATCGGAGACCACAAATGGTGGGTCCACAACCGTAATCTTATCATTCGCATAAGAATAAATGGCAGAAAAGGAACGGAACATTACCCTACCCTCCGAAGATGGAAAAATTTCCCAGAATTCCTCACTCGTAAAGGTGTGGTCCTTAATAAGATGTGTCAACGAGGTATAGCCCAATTCACCAAACTCATTTTTGGTCCAATAGCCAAACTCTTCGTAAGACCCTGTGTAGACCCTGTCGCCAATGCTTTTAACGGACCTGATGATGGTATTGTTCGGCAATTTGTTCAACGTCCATTGCTCACCATTGTAGTGCAACAATCCTTTGTTGTTCGCCACGAACAATTCCCCATTTTCGTTGACGGAAACATCCCAGTTTTTTGTTCCCCCCTTATAATCCAGCAATTGATAGTTCTGGATAGGCGGTAACAACTGTTGACCATTGACCGATAAACAGACAAGTAAAAATATAATGGATATGAATCTCAATAATATTGGCATTCCCGTTGATTTATCGGATAAAGGTCTTTCTAAACAATGAATTTACAAAACTAACCCTTACTGCTTTGAGCTTAAATTTTTAAGGCGCAATCTTAAATCGATTAAATAAAATATGGCATTGGTGTGATGAATGGCGATGAACCCCTCATCAATTTATCTTTTACTAATCTAAATTAATTGTGGCACAACCTTTTTAGCCCTTCCATAACCATTATTGGGATTTCCTTAATTCCAGTAATAGACTACAGCTCTATTTTAGCCTTTTAACAATCATCAACCAATCAAAACTATTTTTATGATATTAAAAAAACACCTTTACCCCCCATCCCTTCACATTGAAAAAGTAGGATGGGTTGCTGTGTTGTTTGTATGGGCCGTATTCTTTATGTCCCCCCAATCTCTACAGGCGCAAACACCATCGGATGCACTTATGATGCCCTCCAAAAACATTTGTGTCCTGTTTTCCTACGATATGGGAACTTTTGACCGATATTGGGAAGGGTCCTATCTAAGAACAAACGAAACCATAGCCACCGTGGACCGAAATACCATTATGCCTATGGCGGCCATAGGTATTTTGGACGACCTTAATTTTTATGTGAGCCTGCCTTACGTAAAAACGGAATCTTCGGAACCCAACGGTGGAAAATTCGCCGGAGTCAATGGATTTCAAGACATTGGGTTTGCCTTAAAATACCGCGCCTTACGTCGAGAGGTGGGGCCCGGAAAACTCACCGCGCTTGCCACGGCCGGTTTTTCCACACCGTTCACCAACTATCTTTCGGATTACAGACCCTACAGTATCGGTGCTGGTGCCCCCGAATTTTCTCTGCGCGCCATCGGTCAGTATGAGTTGAACAGCCAATTCTACTTTAGGGCGTCCGTTGCACATCTTTGGCGGGGCTATACCGAGGCCGAACGGGACTATTACTATAACAATGGCAGTTATTACACCGCTTGGATGGACGTTCCCAATGCATGGACCTACGAAGCAATTCTGGGCAAATGGCTGTTCAACACCTCTTTGAAACTTGAATTGAGCTACATAGGCCTTAACTCGACAAGTGGCGATGATATTAGGGCCTACAATGCGGCACAGCCTACCAATAAAGTGGAATTTGACCGGATTGGTTTCGCTGCCCAATATTTCTTAAAATCAGTAAAAGGGCTAGGTTTTCTTGTCTATCACAACAGAGTGGTCAACGGCAGAAACGTACCCAAGTTCAGCAATACGGGCTTTGGGCTTACTTATCAATTCAATTTCATAAAAAAACAAAAAGAAACTACCGATGAACAATAAAATATTTGCACTTTTTGTGGTCTTTGGATTTATAGCCATGACCTCTTGTGAAAAAGACCTACCTCAATACATACCTTATGAAGGTTATGCTTATTCAGAACTAACCGTAAATGGAGGCGACTGGGTGCCAATACTGGAAGAATCCGGTGCATCCATAGACATACCAGTCCCTGAGGCTACTGATTCACAAGCCTATCAAAATGAATTGGAAGAGGTAAAAGAAGCTATGGCCAACATAACTTCCAGCCAAAAAAATGCCATAAAATATTGGACCAACAATCCAGCTATCCGCTGGAACGAGATTGCATTGGAACTCATTGCCAAATACAATCTGATACCCGGCCCCAATGCAGATGGCTCCTACACCTTGCCCAACCCTGCCAATCCAGAGGGACCGCCCGCATTCCCCTTCGCACACCCGCCTTATGCCTGTAGGGCATTGGCCTATATGTCCGTAGCCCAGTTTGACGGCCTCATCTCCGCTTGGCACCATAAATACGGGTACAATAGAGCTGCTCCTTTTGCGGTTGATGAAAGCATCGAGTATGCTTATGAAGAAAACAACATACCTTCGTACCCTTCGGATGGAGCTGTAATTGCCAGAGCATCAAAAAATATCCTCACGGCCATGTTTCCCCTTGAAGCTGAATATCTCCAGCAAATGGAAGATGAGCATTTGGAAACCCTATTGCTCTCGGGAGGCAATGTAATGAGCGACATTACTGCTGGAACCACGATTGGGGATGCCGTTTCCGAGACTGCATTGACAAGGGCCTCCAATGATGGCATGAAGAACGCACAGACACCAAAAGCCGTTTCCGACTCCATAAAGCAAGCTGCTTACGATAGATTCGGATGGGCATGGGACAATCTGGAGGTTCCTGTTCGTCCCGTGGGTCTGACACCGCTTTTTGGACAAGTGACCATGTGGAGTGTTGACGATGTGGAAAGTGTACGTCCCATAGCGCCACCACAATTGGATTCCCAAGAATTTTTGGATGATGTAGAGTTACTAAAAGATTATGCCGACAACATGACCGAAGAACATCGCAGAATTGCTAATTTTTGGCAAGATGGCCTTGGAACCTATACACCGCCAGGACATTGGAACCGTATTGCAAACGAACTTATTGTGGAATACCGCCTAAACCCTTTGCAGACCACCAGGACCTTGGCCTATATGAACATGGCCATAATGGACTCGGGCATCAGTTGTTGGGATGCCAAATATTATTACCATTACCCTAGGCCTATTCAGCTCATAGACGGTTTTAAAACCATTGCCGGTACACCTAACTTTCCGAGTTATACTTCCGGACATAGTGTTTTTTCCGCCGCCGCATCCGAAGTGCTGTCCTACGTTTTTCCACAAGAAGCCGAACAGATGAGAGCATGGGCCGAGGAAGCGGCAATTTCCAGAGTATATGGTGGAATCCATTGGAGTTTTGATGCCACGGTAGGCACGGACCAAGGACGGGAGGTCGCCCAATATACCATTAACAGGGCAAAGGTAGACGGAGCAGACCAATAACTAAACACTGACTATTGTTCTAAACGTAAGGTTGATTCTCGGGACACTTACCCTTTTGGTGGGCGGTAAGCGGTGCAGCCAATGTGATTGGGTACTTCCCTTCATTACCAAAAGGCTTCCGTGGTCGAGGGTCAACCCTACTTTTTCTTTGGATTCTTTGTGCTTGAAGGCAAACTTTCGTTCAGCTCCAAAACTAAGGGAGGCAATGGCTCCATTTTTCTTCAAATCCTTCTCGGCATCACTATGCCATGCCATACCTTCTTCCCCTGAATGATATAAATTCAATAAACAAGAATTGTAGGTCTCTTGAGAGAGCTTTTCGGCAATCTCCTTCAGCTTCAACAATTCCGGAGTCCATGGCAATGCTTTTTTGGTGTTATTGGAATAGGTATATTCAAAAGGTTCATCACCGTACCACGCCACTTTTCGCTTGGTTTCAATCCGCTTACCGTAGATCACTGCAACATCCTTCTTCCAAGCAATGGTATCCCATAATTCTTTAAAATACCGGTTGGCCTCCTCATGTGTCATGATTGGCCCATAATAATTGACCACGCCATCTTTGGGCAACCAATTCTTCTCAGGGTTTATCTGATCGGTGAACAAATCCATTTTTTACTCTTTAAAATCATGGGGTTAATCTTTCCTGACTTTTGACCAATATTTCGATTACACGCTCCCGTAATACCTGTGGTTCAATGATCTTGGCATAATCCCCAAACATCAGATACCAACGTGCAAAGCCATTTTCCAGATCGGTTGTCATAAAGGTCATTTCCACTTCTTTTCCTTTGACTTCCTCTAAAATTAGGCCATAGTGTTTGCTTTGGCCACGGATATACTTGGACACAGACTTATCGACCAATATTCTTACCTTGGTTTTTGTTACTTCCCGCTCTTTGTTCCTGTGCTCATCAATGGTGCCATGTTCCAACAAAAAATCCAACGAGGTTCTTGCTATTTTATGGATTCTATCTGTTCTAAAATGCCGGTAATCGGTCCGTAAGTGACAATAGCCCAAAATGTACCAAAATCCGTTTTCGTTGAAAAGCCCGACAGGTTCAATCCACCGTTCCGAAGGGGTCTCTTCCCGCAATGATTCATACCTGAGAAATACCTGTTTCCGCTCTGCAATGCTCTCGAACAAAATTTCAAGGGCATTGGGTACCTTTTCGTTAAACAGAACCTGTCCCGGTACTATGGATACTTGAGACTCCAAAGCTTCCACCCAATCTTTCTCTTTTCCGCGCAAGACCGATTTTAGTTTGAACATGGCCGACTCATAATAAGCACCCAGGGATTTATCGGTAAATTTTTGCATGAGCTTTTCGGCGGCCACAAAACTTCCGGCCTCTTCGCGGGTAAACATCACAGGGGGCAAACGATAACCTTCCATAATGGAGTAACCCACTCCCGCTTCGCTTACAATCGGGACCCCCGAGGCCTCCAAGGTGCGAATATCCCTGTAAATGGTACGCAAGCTCACCTCAAACCGGTCCGCGAGTTCCTGTGCCTTTACAATGCGCTTGGTCTGCAGCTGAATTAAAATGGCGACTATTCTATCAAAACGTTTTACGGTATCCATTCCCATAATTGCATGAGCTATCTCCCAAAGATAGGATTTCAATCCAAGGAAGGGAGATTTGTTCCTGTTCATCTTTCATCATTTGTAAAACGCCAAAGCTAAGCCGGCCTTATGACAACTGCCTGTCAACAACTTTTTTTGTTTTTGATTTTTACTGCTGACACGGGGCTGTCACTCCCCCGTTTTACTTTTGATTTCAGAAACAATAAACCTTTAAACATCATCTTATGGAAAAGACCATTAATGAACAGACAACGGCCCAAGTAATTACACCCGTACAATTTTTGGAGCATTACCAGGGCCACCGAAAACTTACTCGAAAGCTCATCGAAGCCTTTCCTGAAAAAGAGTTCTTTGAACACAGTATTGGCGGAATGCGGCCTTTTGCCGAAATGGTAAAGGAACTTTTGGCCATTGCCGTTCCGGGACTTACGGAAATCGTATCGGGCAAAACCGAGGACTTTGACGAACACAGGGACTACGGTAGCACAAAGGCCGGTTTTTTGAAGAAATGGGACCAGGACACAGAGGAAATCATCAAATTATGGGCACAGATTCCATTGGAACGTTACCAGGAGCACATCAAACTTTTTGGGCAGTATGAAGGAACGGTCCAATCATCTATCCTGTATTTTATTGATAATGAGATTCACCACCGCGGCCAAGGCTATGTGTATCTTCGTTCCCTAAATATTGAGCCCCCATTTTTTTATGACCGCAATTAAATTATGATAACCGTCCATGTATTTAAAACTTCCGTAAAACAGGAAGGTGAAGTAAAACAGCTTCGTCCATGGTTGAACAGGTTGGTCCATAACAATGGGCATTGGAACTTTGATCTGGAGGATTGCGACAACATTCTTCGAGTGGAGAGCAAGAACTTGGACGCACCGATAATCTCCTCGTTATTGCACAACAAAGGTTTTCAGTGTGAAGAATTGCAATAAAAAGAAAAAGCCCCTTATAAAGGGGCTTTTGAATTATAAATTGGCCTTTCCCTTAAGCTCATTGAATTGGGCCAGCAACTCTTGGTATCTATCCTTTTCTTCTTGGCCCGGCTCTTTATCGGAACCGCTCACGATATAATACAAATAGGATATTTGGGCGACCATTACCACTTCGGGGTAGGCACCTTCATCGTTTTTGAGCTCTTTTAAAATGTCTTTGTAAGGTTGGATTTTGTCCTCTCCCGCTTTTGATTTTTCCAGCTCTTTGATTTTCTTTTCAACCTTGTCCTGAAGTTTCCGTGCTTCGGACAACAGGTCTATCACTTTAAACTGAAGTTCCTGCTGCTCTTTCAAATCGGCCATGGAAATGCCTTCATCCTCGACTTTGGGGTCCATGAGCACTTCAAAGGATTTCTCGAAAGATCGGTCGCCGACCGTTAGTTTTGCCGTGTACTTGCCCGGTAATACCATGGGGCCGTTCTTGTATCTTCTTCGTTCATTCTTGTCCCAAGGCCCTTTTTGCTGCAAGTTCCATTCAAACCGGTTGATTCCCTTTTTGGTTTCCAACTTTTCGTTCATGTAAACAAATGTCATGCTCAAGCTCATATCCTCCACTTTTTCCGTGGCAGCCCTCAACTTGGTAGAATCACTCACAATAGTGGAGATTTCCTTGCCTTGCGCATCCATAATTTGAAGACTGACACCCTCTTTTACGTCGGATGGCAGGTAATAATCAATGATCACACTGGTTGATGGGTATTCCGGAAAGTCGCCGCCGCCCCATGGAGTCTGGTATCTGTAGGTGTCGTCCGGTTTGAACAACACTGGTGTATCGCCCAATTTGGTTATGTTTTCATCTTGCAGGGGAGTCACATTGTCCAAGATCCAAAAACCACGACCCATGGTACTTAAAATTAAGTCCCCACGAAAAAGTACAATATCCGTAATTGGGGTCACCGGAAGGTTTTGTTGGAACTTCTCCCAAGTTGCGCCGTCATCGAAGGATACGAACATGCCGTACTCGGTACCCGCATACAACAATCCTTCGCGAGCTGGGTCTTCCCGTAAAACCCTCGTT from Flagellimonas oceani encodes the following:
- a CDS encoding Two component regulator three Y domain-containing protein — protein: MPILLRFISIIFLLVCLSVNGQQLLPPIQNYQLLDYKGGTKNWDVSVNENGELFVANNKGLLHYNGEQWTLNKLPNNTIIRSVKSIGDRVYTGSYEEFGYWTKNEFGELGYTSLTHLIKDHTFTSEEFWEIFPSSEGRVMFRSFSAIYSYANDKITVVDPPFVVSDFIEFKDKLIVAGGSVGLFEVKDDSYVPLPDQDLLQGKTINDMAIFKGKLLIGTKLSGCFMFDGQKLSAWSTPINNELKEHQLNKITLLGDYLLGFGTIKNGMYLYDSESGKHRILNRESGLQNNTVLSSLLFKDLLWLGLDNGIARASLNNPITYFTDYTGALGMVYDIAWYNGKLFLGSNTGVFYFEGNQLKFVNGSQGHVWDLDVIEGDLLCGHTRGTFKVSENSFELMSEIAGGYQIIKVPNQSSTYVQGTYNGLAKFTKLKDGTWNVVKIEGVDDPVKQLCFETPDILWTAHPYKGFSRIHFKGTGYGTADRIQKFEQQEAPSEYNVKLYNIKNHIVLNSEGNWYTYNPIGDKIERFEEFKDYRNKELLFFDEEYFWFVDDNEQKAIIYTDLKGDSLMLTDLPLRERLAPDSQNLVKVNDSTSYITLIDGFAKVNAPILKEISKQEELPVPSFIVLKDQESKHSVMEGNIEVPFRYSQSITIEAASPQYIYPHYYYKLEGPKEYSRYVESGSINFQNLPYGEYTFKIATAGMDNTISEFKQLNFTISPPWYFSWWSLFFYAALGFLAIYLVRRYNRKKLERKHRELEERLHHEQQERLDKMEKEELAKEVKQKQNELASTTLNIARKNEMILELKNMLVMNKDKFSNSQRYRSFIKKLNSSIEDTEDWRRFEVNFKELHEDFFERLLKSYPSLTPKDLKLCAYLKMNLSTKEIAPLMGITVRGVEIHRYRLRKKLDMDSSDNLSNFLITF
- a CDS encoding transporter, whose product is MILKKHLYPPSLHIEKVGWVAVLFVWAVFFMSPQSLQAQTPSDALMMPSKNICVLFSYDMGTFDRYWEGSYLRTNETIATVDRNTIMPMAAIGILDDLNFYVSLPYVKTESSEPNGGKFAGVNGFQDIGFALKYRALRREVGPGKLTALATAGFSTPFTNYLSDYRPYSIGAGAPEFSLRAIGQYELNSQFYFRASVAHLWRGYTEAERDYYYNNGSYYTAWMDVPNAWTYEAILGKWLFNTSLKLELSYIGLNSTSGDDIRAYNAAQPTNKVEFDRIGFAAQYFLKSVKGLGFLVYHNRVVNGRNVPKFSNTGFGLTYQFNFIKKQKETTDEQ
- a CDS encoding phosphatase PAP2 family protein, whose product is MNNKIFALFVVFGFIAMTSCEKDLPQYIPYEGYAYSELTVNGGDWVPILEESGASIDIPVPEATDSQAYQNELEEVKEAMANITSSQKNAIKYWTNNPAIRWNEIALELIAKYNLIPGPNADGSYTLPNPANPEGPPAFPFAHPPYACRALAYMSVAQFDGLISAWHHKYGYNRAAPFAVDESIEYAYEENNIPSYPSDGAVIARASKNILTAMFPLEAEYLQQMEDEHLETLLLSGGNVMSDITAGTTIGDAVSETALTRASNDGMKNAQTPKAVSDSIKQAAYDRFGWAWDNLEVPVRPVGLTPLFGQVTMWSVDDVESVRPIAPPQLDSQEFLDDVELLKDYADNMTEEHRRIANFWQDGLGTYTPPGHWNRIANELIVEYRLNPLQTTRTLAYMNMAIMDSGISCWDAKYYYHYPRPIQLIDGFKTIAGTPNFPSYTSGHSVFSAAASEVLSYVFPQEAEQMRAWAEEAAISRVYGGIHWSFDATVGTDQGREVAQYTINRAKVDGADQ
- a CDS encoding alpha-ketoglutarate-dependent dioxygenase AlkB family protein, coding for MDLFTDQINPEKNWLPKDGVVNYYGPIMTHEEANRYFKELWDTIAWKKDVAVIYGKRIETKRKVAWYGDEPFEYTYSNNTKKALPWTPELLKLKEIAEKLSQETYNSCLLNLYHSGEEGMAWHSDAEKDLKKNGAIASLSFGAERKFAFKHKESKEKVGLTLDHGSLLVMKGSTQSHWLHRLPPTKRVSVPRINLTFRTIVSV